Proteins found in one Clostridia bacterium genomic segment:
- a CDS encoding GreA/GreB family elongation factor, with amino-acid sequence MKVGFSGRPSMRAPRSAVVVQSEPLTRYVDVCNNMGLGCLEIPSALVFGKSGWRNQFLAACTGPMPQRVPAVSTSPHVEILIRTRADEVALPRSINAAAPGQSALTYLRHLVHMSGGRIVTLQFRASRGFLFEQSNASPSLGAAPLGLVVSWSDQVSITEAARAVRRSRQYMMFPMVHLDMERGQKLLRALVRALTVCHRENGGGGLYVFVSVERMDPSTTKALPQELRILMDAASEFEIGSGEEVGVIFSGQGGEVRAVQMARAVAYQRKVQEAVAVGGASSSPRVGSTVRIRDVELGMDMQYAIVPPEMASATKGMLSSESPVARAIIGQQCGARVEVSAPGGTVVYELLEVHD; translated from the coding sequence ATGAAAGTGGGGTTCTCAGGACGCCCATCGATGCGCGCACCCCGGTCTGCAGTCGTCGTCCAGTCGGAGCCTTTGACCAGGTACGTCGACGTCTGCAACAATATGGGGCTCGGATGCCTCGAGATACCCTCGGCTCTCGTGTTCGGCAAGAGCGGATGGCGGAACCAGTTCCTCGCTGCATGCACCGGTCCAATGCCGCAACGCGTTCCCGCCGTGTCGACGTCGCCGCACGTCGAGATCCTCATACGGACAAGGGCGGACGAGGTCGCTCTTCCCCGCTCCATCAATGCTGCGGCGCCTGGTCAGTCCGCACTCACTTACCTGCGCCACCTCGTTCACATGTCCGGCGGACGAATCGTCACGCTGCAATTCCGAGCGTCGCGCGGATTCCTGTTCGAGCAGAGCAATGCTTCGCCAAGCCTCGGGGCAGCGCCGCTGGGCCTCGTGGTGAGCTGGTCCGATCAAGTGTCAATCACTGAAGCCGCCCGGGCTGTGAGGCGTTCGCGCCAGTACATGATGTTTCCGATGGTTCATCTTGACATGGAGCGAGGCCAGAAGTTGCTCCGAGCCCTCGTGCGAGCGCTCACCGTCTGCCATCGCGAAAACGGGGGCGGCGGTCTTTACGTCTTTGTGTCCGTAGAACGGATGGACCCGTCTACAACGAAGGCCCTTCCCCAGGAGCTCCGGATTCTGATGGACGCCGCGTCCGAGTTCGAGATTGGATCAGGAGAGGAGGTAGGAGTCATCTTTTCCGGACAAGGCGGAGAGGTGCGCGCTGTTCAGATGGCGCGCGCAGTTGCTTACCAGAGAAAGGTGCAGGAGGCAGTGGCCGTAGGCGGCGCGTCATCCAGCCCTAGAGTGGGATCGACAGTGAGGATCCGCGACGTTGAACTCGGCATGGACATGCAGTATGCCATAGTGCCCCCTGAGATGGCATCGGCGACTAAGGGCATGCTCTCGAGCGAATCGCCCGTAGCCCGCGCCATAATCGGGCAGCAGTGCGGAGCACGAGTGGAGGTTTCGGCGCCGGGAGGAACCGTCGTTTATGAACTTTTGGAGGTGCACGACTAG
- a CDS encoding N-acetylmuramoyl-L-alanine amidase family protein translates to MRSAVVIVVILSMLVMLGVCACPAAAASWLLDADRAGSITGISDGIYELGGQPYVFLRAVAAAFGYETTWSQPGREATLAGRRVSAVFKAGEKRAWVNGDEVALSSAADMSTGRLAVNARDLAAMGLHVQVDDAAHTVRVGAERVSVTAVSWSSALGDRAMVIEADFDFAYKVFTLGIPDRVVVDLYDSELAAAVVPAIEVEDAPARRVRSAMNRPGLVRVVADMVSPTGFQATYEPGSPARLVVRFSSTISGFELDESAGLRKLVVKADGNIRLGQLEDRPDGVQSFDISGAAIGVGAEEFASSDGAVRIRAEQVDGWTVRVSMLLREGLRAFQRADSASGCGVSVGFAYVVSGVRTYHEPGCTVVELATSAPVAFRTFRLKDPERIGIDLPGVWVFPCSTIEVSSPSVARVRMGQFDLATGRSVIDLLGGGAHSVETSADGKTLKVKVAESPVFGRTVMLDPGHGGTDPGTGKDGLMEKDVNLDIALRLRALLKGAGASVVMTRMNDSNVELSERSRLANSVKPDVFLSIHCNSVLNVFPAGTETFYYNNLPYSQELAALVHSALLKEIELIDRKVSRKDYYVIRETQVPSALVEVAFLSNEVENVKLRDPLFREKAATGLYTGISMYLGSEMFARWQAVQAAPALAPVAGQAKEASEQPPAAVVTVPPVPPQSSSYPVVDTEPSAGSVSTAPISGDPTSTP, encoded by the coding sequence ATGCGGTCGGCGGTGGTGATCGTGGTCATCCTATCCATGCTGGTGATGCTGGGTGTGTGTGCATGCCCGGCGGCGGCAGCTTCCTGGCTATTGGATGCGGACAGAGCTGGTTCAATAACGGGCATTTCTGACGGGATCTACGAGCTCGGTGGCCAGCCCTATGTCTTCCTGCGCGCAGTCGCCGCCGCATTCGGATACGAGACCACTTGGTCCCAGCCAGGCAGGGAGGCCACACTGGCCGGGCGGCGTGTTTCCGCAGTATTCAAGGCCGGCGAAAAACGCGCATGGGTGAACGGTGATGAGGTTGCGCTTTCGTCCGCTGCCGACATGTCCACTGGAAGGCTGGCCGTGAATGCACGGGATCTTGCGGCCATGGGCCTACATGTTCAGGTGGATGATGCAGCTCACACTGTGAGGGTAGGAGCCGAGCGGGTGTCCGTCACCGCGGTCTCATGGTCTTCGGCCCTCGGAGACAGGGCCATGGTCATCGAAGCCGACTTCGATTTCGCCTACAAGGTGTTCACGCTGGGAATTCCTGATCGGGTCGTGGTTGACCTGTACGATTCAGAACTCGCGGCAGCAGTAGTGCCTGCTATTGAGGTGGAGGATGCTCCGGCAAGAAGGGTGCGGTCCGCGATGAACCGACCCGGCCTGGTCAGGGTCGTTGCCGATATGGTTTCACCAACCGGATTCCAGGCAACCTATGAACCAGGCTCTCCTGCACGTCTTGTGGTCCGCTTCAGTTCCACGATTAGCGGATTCGAGCTTGACGAGTCGGCAGGGCTGCGCAAACTCGTCGTGAAAGCTGACGGGAACATCAGGCTCGGACAGCTCGAGGATCGCCCTGATGGGGTGCAGTCATTCGACATATCCGGCGCTGCCATAGGAGTGGGCGCCGAGGAGTTTGCCAGTTCAGATGGGGCCGTGCGGATTCGTGCGGAGCAGGTTGATGGGTGGACTGTTCGGGTATCGATGTTGCTTCGGGAAGGGCTCCGCGCTTTCCAGAGAGCTGACTCTGCCAGTGGGTGCGGGGTCTCAGTGGGGTTTGCCTACGTGGTGTCGGGCGTGCGCACATATCACGAGCCAGGCTGCACCGTTGTGGAACTTGCCACTTCTGCGCCGGTGGCATTTCGCACGTTTCGACTCAAGGATCCCGAAAGGATAGGCATCGACCTCCCGGGGGTGTGGGTGTTTCCTTGCAGCACAATCGAGGTGTCTTCGCCGTCTGTTGCTCGTGTGCGAATGGGTCAGTTCGACCTAGCGACTGGCAGGTCCGTGATCGACCTGCTCGGAGGGGGCGCCCACTCGGTTGAAACCTCTGCTGATGGGAAGACTCTGAAGGTGAAGGTGGCTGAATCCCCGGTTTTCGGGCGCACAGTGATGCTCGATCCGGGGCACGGTGGGACGGACCCTGGCACAGGCAAGGACGGCCTTATGGAGAAGGACGTGAATCTCGACATTGCGTTGAGGCTTCGCGCTTTGCTGAAAGGAGCAGGTGCGTCAGTGGTCATGACGCGCATGAACGATAGTAATGTTGAGCTTTCGGAGCGGTCGAGGCTTGCGAACTCAGTGAAACCAGATGTGTTTCTCTCGATACACTGCAACTCCGTGTTGAACGTCTTCCCGGCCGGGACTGAGACCTTTTACTATAACAACCTGCCATACAGCCAGGAGCTTGCGGCCCTGGTGCACTCCGCCCTGCTAAAGGAGATAGAGCTGATCGACCGGAAGGTGTCGCGCAAGGACTATTACGTGATCCGGGAGACCCAAGTGCCGTCTGCCCTTGTTGAGGTGGCTTTCCTGTCGAATGAGGTCGAGAACGTGAAATTGCGCGACCCTCTGTTCCGTGAGAAGGCGGCAACCGGACTGTACACTGGGATATCAATGTATCTTGGGAGTGAGATGTTCGCCAGATGGCAGGCCGTCCAGGCCGCACCCGCCCTTGCGCCGGTCGCGGGGCAGGCGAAGGAGGCGAGCGAACAACCTCCTGCAGCGGTGGTAACCGTGCCGCCTGTGCCCCCGCAGAGCTCCTCCTACCCTGTGGTGGATACAGAGCCATCGGCGGGCAGTGTGAGCACTGCGCCGATCAGCGGGGATCCTACGTCGACGCCCTGA
- the glgA gene encoding glycogen synthase — protein sequence MKVAASPSVTIMTREYPPNVYGGAGVHVDYLSSSLARLIPVEVRCFGERPPSESDQFQVKSYGPWIEMSRGSDPRLQKVLDPMSVDLAMVKDPIQSDIVHCHTWYTFFAGYLAKVLYGKKLITTVHSLEPLRPWKEEQLGRGRQLSSWMERIGLDNSDCVIAVSKGMRDDIIEHSGVSPERIAVVHNGIDLSQYRPTQDASALEAYGVRQPYVLFVGRISRQKGIMHLLDAMPMVRQGVSLVLCAGAPDTQELQDELEARVRQMDNVVWINRMVPKEHVIQLYSHASVFACPSVYEPFGIINLEAMACNIPVVASEVGGIPEVVIDGETGFTVPPGDPAALAAALNQILSSGELAGRFGAAGRKRVEETFSWDAIAKQTVKLYERITQAADIRSDSER from the coding sequence ATGAAGGTGGCTGCGTCGCCGAGTGTGACCATAATGACTCGTGAGTATCCGCCTAACGTATACGGAGGGGCGGGCGTGCATGTTGACTATCTGTCATCCAGCCTCGCAAGGCTGATTCCAGTGGAGGTCAGGTGTTTCGGAGAAAGGCCGCCGTCAGAGAGTGACCAATTCCAGGTGAAAAGCTACGGCCCATGGATCGAGATGTCCAGGGGATCAGATCCCCGTCTGCAGAAAGTGCTGGATCCGATGTCGGTTGACCTTGCGATGGTGAAAGACCCCATCCAATCCGATATTGTCCACTGCCATACCTGGTACACATTCTTTGCGGGATATCTCGCGAAGGTGCTGTACGGGAAGAAGCTCATTACTACTGTGCACTCCCTTGAGCCTCTGCGGCCGTGGAAGGAGGAGCAGTTGGGCCGTGGGCGCCAGCTCAGCTCCTGGATGGAGCGGATCGGGCTCGACAACTCCGACTGTGTGATTGCGGTCTCGAAGGGAATGCGAGACGACATAATTGAACACTCGGGCGTATCGCCGGAAAGGATCGCAGTTGTGCACAATGGCATAGACCTGTCGCAATACAGACCCACGCAGGACGCAAGTGCACTTGAGGCCTATGGAGTGCGGCAGCCGTACGTGCTGTTTGTTGGGAGGATATCACGGCAGAAGGGGATAATGCACCTGCTCGATGCCATGCCAATGGTCCGTCAAGGAGTGAGCCTGGTGTTGTGCGCAGGTGCGCCAGATACCCAGGAGCTTCAGGACGAACTGGAAGCGAGGGTCCGGCAGATGGACAATGTGGTCTGGATCAACCGGATGGTTCCGAAGGAGCACGTGATCCAGCTGTACAGCCACGCATCAGTGTTTGCCTGTCCATCGGTGTACGAACCGTTCGGCATAATCAACCTGGAAGCAATGGCGTGCAACATACCTGTTGTGGCTTCGGAAGTGGGGGGAATACCCGAAGTGGTTATCGACGGAGAGACAGGCTTTACGGTCCCTCCGGGTGATCCCGCGGCGCTTGCTGCGGCGCTCAATCAGATACTAAGCTCGGGAGAGCTAGCCGGGAGGTTCGGCGCCGCAGGAAGAAAGAGAGTCGAAGAGACGTTCTCGTGGGACGCAATAGCCAAGCAGACAGTGAAGCTGTATGAAAGGATAACCCAGGCTGCGGACATCAGATCCGATTCGGAGCGATGA
- a CDS encoding helix-turn-helix transcriptional regulator, whose product MDREWAVIGARIREARKSRRMSQNHLAEMCNVNASYVGQIERGERRPSLRTLAALATALGTDASSLLLAPKGPRDLALQRLVDAVSNCPPEVIDAVALHAQVVVSTFRSLSECAVANAASPGDTPETSGV is encoded by the coding sequence GTGGACCGAGAGTGGGCTGTGATAGGAGCGAGGATACGCGAAGCTCGCAAGAGCAGGCGCATGTCCCAGAATCATCTAGCGGAAATGTGCAATGTCAATGCCAGCTACGTTGGGCAAATAGAGCGCGGCGAGAGGCGCCCGTCCCTTCGGACTCTAGCCGCGCTCGCCACCGCGCTGGGCACCGACGCCTCTTCCCTGTTGCTGGCGCCCAAAGGGCCGAGGGACTTGGCCCTTCAGCGCCTCGTCGACGCGGTGTCGAACTGCCCGCCCGAGGTCATCGACGCAGTCGCCCTCCACGCACAGGTGGTGGTCTCCACATTCCGCAGCCTGTCGGAGTGTGCAGTCGCAAATGCCGCCAGCCCTGGGGATACGCCAGAGACCAGCGGCGTTTAG